A genomic window from archaeon BMS3Bbin15 includes:
- a CDS encoding DNA methylase, with amino-acid sequence MPKTLIEELPKIVERGKKEARRILDGLSRRNRITLQTNEMVLPTKATGGYFAQITKELDDKKRFNRMIYGDSLFSIQALLAGDPTTDMSSMRGEIDLIYIDPPFDSKADYRTKITLPSTTVEQKPTVIEQFAYADTWKNGTVSYLEMMVPRLILMRELLSEQGSIYVHIDWHVGHYVKVIMDEIFGKDNFRNEIIWRRAYSHNDGNKFGCIHDTLLFYTKSQDYYFKKVFIPRTEEETSEDYPYIDEKTGRRYKSVSLVIG; translated from the coding sequence ATGCCAAAAACATTGATTGAAGAACTACCTAAAATCGTAGAAAGAGGGAAAAAAGAGGCCAGGAGAATTCTAGATGGACTTTCCAGAAGAAATAGAATTACATTACAGACTAATGAGATGGTACTGCCCACAAAGGCAACAGGAGGATACTTCGCCCAGATTACAAAAGAACTCGATGATAAAAAAAGGTTCAACCGCATGATTTACGGCGATAGTCTCTTTTCAATACAAGCCCTTCTGGCTGGAGACCCTACCACAGATATGTCTTCCATGAGGGGAGAAATAGACCTTATTTACATCGACCCACCCTTTGATTCAAAGGCTGATTACAGAACGAAGATAACCCTACCCAGTACTACTGTTGAACAGAAGCCAACCGTAATTGAGCAGTTCGCCTATGCGGACACATGGAAAAATGGCACAGTTTCTTATCTTGAAATGATGGTGCCAAGATTGATTTTGATGAGAGAATTGCTTTCCGAGCAGGGAAGTATTTATGTTCATATAGACTGGCATGTGGGGCATTATGTTAAAGTGATTATGGACGAGATATTTGGGAAGGATAATTTTAGGAATGAAATTATATGGAGAAGAGCATATAGTCACAATGACGGTAATAAATTTGGATGTATACACGACACTCTTCTTTTTTATACAAAAAGTCAAGATTATTACTTTAAAAAGGTTTTTATACCTCGAACCGAAGAAGAAACAAGTGAAGATTATCCTTATATTGATGAAAAAACAGGACGGAGGTACAAGTCTGTTTCATTGGTCATCGGTTAA
- a CDS encoding acylphosphatase, protein MKTKIIITGEKVHEVGYRPFLLGVAESLELERFFTDNTFEDGKEAVYVLLDCSEEKIKTFREIVRSKLPENAVVNQILEEEYTGTVIKTENYYRYLSAMQLSKIITYGGKMLQKQDETIAVIKEESNKTREELKTVIQEESQETRETIVGESRMTRDTLVEHLKNDIAEIRAEIAEIKEKMAG, encoded by the coding sequence ATGAAAACAAAAATCATCATCACTGGTGAAAAAGTTCATGAGGTGGGATATCGCCCTTTTCTCCTGGGCGTAGCCGAATCATTAGAGCTGGAAAGGTTCTTTACAGATAACACTTTTGAAGATGGTAAAGAGGCTGTCTATGTGCTACTGGACTGCTCTGAAGAAAAAATAAAAACTTTCAGGGAGATTGTCAGGTCTAAACTCCCTGAGAACGCTGTTGTCAATCAGATACTTGAAGAGGAGTATACAGGCACAGTGATTAAGACTGAGAACTACTACCGATACCTGTCAGCAATGCAACTTTCCAAGATAATAACATACGGCGGAAAGATGCTTCAAAAACAGGATGAAACTATTGCAGTTATCAAAGAAGAATCCAACAAAACCAGAGAGGAACTGAAGACAGTTATCCAGGAGGAATCCCAGGAGACAAGGGAAACCATAGTGGGAGAATCCAGAATGACAAGGGATACTCTGGTTGAACATCTGAAAAATGATATTGCTGAGATTAGGGCAGAAATAGCAGAGATTAAGGAAAAGATGGCGGGTTAG
- a CDS encoding transposase IS66 family protein, with protein sequence MLDGVTGRVIAEELLNKKDPDTIKEFLGRHLDPDRVTFVVTDLYPSYPEVFMEFFGENLIHQFCLMHLNKLIVQDFQKKPSIEELHTMYRLLNIFYNRDQELEVLGTLAEKEKEKTHGDEEEYKAWLTKARSIFRAFVYELKLKRRRDKKNLEQRPYLKAVEIFKGLMDEIDSFDTKVRKRLRKIEKNWDRFTAFYFVEGAPATNNPIENYYSTSLKTHRKRQFRSDEGIENQMKLSQMKQAGMLEGCKRTLLEVFYRFRPFLAPG encoded by the coding sequence TTGCTGGACGGGGTCACCGGCAGGGTTATCGCAGAGGAACTCCTCAACAAAAAGGACCCAGACACCATCAAAGAGTTTCTGGGCAGACACCTCGACCCAGACAGGGTCACATTTGTCGTAACCGACCTCTACCCCAGCTATCCAGAGGTATTCATGGAGTTCTTCGGCGAGAACTTGATACATCAGTTCTGCCTCATGCACCTGAACAAGCTTATAGTCCAGGACTTCCAAAAGAAGCCGAGCATAGAGGAGCTCCACACAATGTACCGTCTTTTGAACATCTTCTACAACAGAGACCAGGAGCTCGAGGTCCTGGGGACCTTGGCAGAGAAAGAAAAAGAGAAGACGCATGGTGATGAGGAGGAATACAAAGCATGGCTCACTAAAGCCAGAAGTATTTTCAGGGCTTTTGTATATGAACTAAAGCTCAAGCGCAGGCGGGATAAGAAAAACCTTGAGCAACGGCCGTACCTGAAGGCAGTGGAGATATTCAAGGGCTTGATGGATGAGATAGACTCATTTGACACGAAAGTCCGCAAACGCCTTAGAAAAATCGAGAAGAACTGGGATAGATTCACTGCATTCTACTTCGTGGAGGGTGCACCGGCAACAAATAATCCCATAGAGAACTATTACTCCACGAGTCTGAAAACCCATCGTAAGAGGCAGTTCAGGAGTGATGAGGGCATCGAGAACCAGATGAAGCTATCCCAGATGAAACAAGCAGGGATGCTGGAAGGGTGTAAAAGAACACTGCTGGAGGTGTTCTACAGATTCAGGCCTTTTCTGGCTCCAGGATGA